A window of the Streptomyces luomodiensis genome harbors these coding sequences:
- a CDS encoding LysR family transcriptional regulator: MDLALLRTFVTVHRAGSFTRAAGLLGLSQPAVTGQIRTLERQLGRPLFLRTARGVVPTTVGDELAHKAAPHLDALVEITETGLDDRSPLRTLHLAGPPEFTALRALPALTTLVTQGLAVRCAFGSAEELFEGLGAGHHDLAIATARPRGRLLAATPLCDEEHVLVAAPRWAARLGGPAVLQMKGVSALEALPVVEVHESLPLVTRYWSAVFDARPVTAGTIIAPDLRAVLACVAEGAGLGVLPRYLCMDALDAGEVVALLNPPVPPLRTYFLVVRTGALALPHIARAHEWLLRAAVDW; the protein is encoded by the coding sequence ATGGATCTAGCCCTCTTACGCACCTTTGTCACGGTTCACCGCGCCGGGTCCTTCACCCGCGCCGCCGGGCTGCTCGGGCTCTCCCAGCCCGCCGTCACCGGCCAGATACGCACCCTGGAGCGGCAGCTGGGCCGCCCCCTGTTCCTCCGTACGGCGCGCGGCGTCGTCCCCACCACCGTCGGGGACGAACTCGCCCACAAGGCAGCGCCACATCTCGACGCCCTGGTGGAGATCACCGAGACAGGTCTGGACGACCGCTCCCCGCTGCGCACCCTGCATCTCGCGGGCCCTCCGGAGTTCACCGCGCTGCGCGCCCTGCCCGCGCTGACCACCCTCGTCACCCAGGGCCTGGCGGTGCGCTGCGCCTTCGGCAGCGCCGAGGAGCTGTTCGAGGGACTCGGCGCCGGCCACCACGACCTGGCCATCGCCACCGCCCGGCCACGCGGCCGGCTGCTGGCCGCCACCCCGCTGTGCGACGAGGAGCACGTGCTGGTCGCCGCCCCCCGCTGGGCCGCCCGGCTCGGCGGGCCCGCGGTGCTCCAGATGAAGGGGGTGAGCGCGCTGGAGGCGCTGCCCGTCGTCGAGGTGCACGAGAGCCTGCCGCTGGTCACCCGCTACTGGTCGGCCGTCTTCGACGCCCGTCCGGTCACCGCCGGCACGATCATCGCGCCCGATCTGCGCGCGGTGCTGGCGTGCGTCGCGGAGGGCGCCGGGCTCGGCGTCCTGCCGCGCTATCTGTGCATGGACGCGCTGGACGCGGGGGAGGTGGTGGCGCTGCTCAATCCGCCGGTGCCGCCGCTGCGTACCTATTTCCTGGTGGTCCGGACGGGGGCGCTCGCCCTGCCGCATATCGCGCGGGCGCACGAGTGGCTGTTACGCGCGGCTGTCGACTGGTGA
- a CDS encoding NUDIX hydrolase, whose product MTERPVVKRTARAILLEGDTAPRMILIKRTKPGQPPYWITPGGGMEPEDPTVVEALHREVDEELGAKVTDVVPAFVDTVPHPDDGSADGVKVQHFFVCRLASMDLTRRHGPEVDEPCGEYEVVSVPFTREGIASVEVVPPSLRAYLEANVEGVRALLADDLG is encoded by the coding sequence ATGACCGAACGACCCGTGGTCAAACGCACCGCCCGCGCCATTCTGCTCGAGGGCGACACCGCCCCCCGGATGATTTTGATCAAGCGCACCAAGCCCGGCCAGCCGCCCTATTGGATCACTCCGGGCGGCGGGATGGAGCCCGAGGACCCGACCGTCGTCGAGGCCCTGCACCGCGAGGTGGACGAGGAGCTGGGCGCGAAGGTGACGGATGTGGTGCCCGCCTTCGTCGACACCGTCCCGCACCCCGACGACGGGAGCGCGGACGGCGTCAAGGTGCAGCACTTCTTCGTCTGCCGACTCGCCTCGATGGATCTCACCCGGCGGCACGGCCCGGAGGTGGACGAACCGTGCGGGGAGTACGAGGTGGTCAGCGTGCCGTTCACCCGCGAGGGGATCGCCTCGGTCGAGGTGGTGCCGCCGTCGCTGCGGGCCTACCTCGAGGCGAACGTCGAGGGTGTGCGGGCCCTGCTCGCGGACGACCTCGGCTAG
- a CDS encoding globin domain-containing protein has translation MDAPTTTSSAGSDGSGGNSGDWGWFSPSRNPAEEQTRAPDRQSDERTPSRPVNPIRPVGTGADRRTSAEPGPASGPGAGARPASGPAADHPAADRPAADRPAADRPAANRSAAGRPASGPAATGREEHQRPDETAPVPQDVRPGPDPRFAVPETASPDAILLRRTMAEIEPISDKVTSYFYAMLFVHHPELRPLFPAAMDAQRDRLFKAMLTAARLVDDDDILTEFLSRLGRGHRKYGTQPEHYPAVGESLIDALTRYAVTTWSDEAEAAWVRAYTKFSQIMIDAAAEDELVAPAWWQAEVVGHELRTPDIAVITVRPDQPYPFLAGQYASLETPWWPRVWRHYSFASAPRSDGLLSFHVKAVPAGWVSSALVHRARPGDVIRLGPPAGSMTVDHSSDNGLLCLGGGTGIAPIKALVEDVAEHGRQRAVEVFYGARSDHDLYDIDTMLRLAHKHPWLAVRPVVSNGPTNGLSGRLPDAVRQYGPWNAFDAYLSGPPGLIRSGVDTLMGIGIPSHRIRHDSIEELAAAAE, from the coding sequence ATGGACGCTCCGACCACCACATCGTCGGCCGGCAGTGACGGCTCCGGCGGAAACAGTGGCGACTGGGGCTGGTTCAGCCCGAGCAGGAATCCGGCCGAGGAACAGACACGGGCCCCGGACCGGCAGAGCGATGAGCGGACGCCCAGCCGTCCGGTGAACCCGATACGGCCGGTCGGCACCGGAGCCGACCGCCGTACGTCCGCCGAGCCGGGCCCGGCGTCCGGCCCGGGGGCGGGCGCCCGCCCCGCGTCCGGCCCGGCTGCTGACCATCCGGCTGCCGACCGTCCGGCGGCCGACCGTCCGGCTGCCGACCGTCCGGCGGCCAACCGGTCGGCGGCCGGCCGACCGGCGAGCGGCCCCGCGGCCACCGGGCGCGAGGAGCATCAGCGCCCCGACGAGACGGCCCCTGTCCCGCAGGACGTCCGGCCCGGCCCCGACCCCCGGTTCGCCGTCCCCGAGACCGCCTCGCCCGACGCGATCCTGCTGCGCCGCACGATGGCCGAGATCGAGCCCATCAGCGACAAGGTGACCTCGTACTTCTACGCGATGCTCTTCGTCCACCACCCCGAGCTGCGGCCGCTCTTCCCCGCCGCCATGGACGCCCAGCGCGACCGGCTGTTCAAGGCGATGCTGACCGCCGCCCGGCTCGTCGACGACGACGACATCCTCACCGAGTTCCTCTCCCGGCTCGGCCGCGGCCACCGCAAGTACGGCACCCAGCCCGAGCACTACCCCGCCGTCGGCGAATCCCTGATCGACGCGCTCACCCGCTACGCGGTCACCACCTGGAGCGACGAGGCCGAGGCCGCCTGGGTGCGCGCCTACACCAAGTTCTCCCAGATCATGATCGACGCGGCCGCCGAGGACGAGCTGGTCGCCCCCGCGTGGTGGCAGGCCGAGGTGGTCGGGCATGAGCTGCGCACCCCCGACATCGCCGTGATCACCGTCCGTCCGGATCAGCCGTACCCGTTTCTGGCCGGCCAGTACGCCTCGCTGGAAACCCCGTGGTGGCCGCGGGTGTGGCGGCACTACTCGTTCGCCTCGGCGCCGCGCTCCGACGGGCTGCTCTCCTTCCACGTGAAGGCCGTACCGGCCGGATGGGTGTCCTCCGCGCTGGTGCACCGGGCCCGCCCCGGCGATGTGATCCGCCTCGGGCCGCCCGCCGGTTCGATGACCGTCGACCACTCCAGCGACAACGGGCTGCTCTGCCTGGGCGGCGGCACCGGTATCGCGCCGATCAAGGCGCTGGTCGAGGATGTCGCCGAGCACGGCCGCCAGCGGGCGGTCGAGGTCTTCTACGGTGCGCGCAGCGATCACGATCTGTACGACATCGACACCATGCTGCGGCTGGCGCACAAGCATCCGTGGCTCGCGGTCCGCCCCGTCGTCTCCAACGGCCCGACCAACGGCCTCAGCGGCCGGCTGCCCGACGCCGTGCGGCAGTACGGCCCGTGGAACGCGTTCGACGCGTATCTCTCCGGGCCGCCCGGGTTGATCCGCAGCGGTGTCGACACCCTGATGGGCATCGGCATTCCGTCCCACCGGATACGGCACGACTCCATCGAGGAGCTCGCCGCCGCCGCGGAGTAG
- a CDS encoding HAD family hydrolase, whose product MTRLHLFDLDGTLIHGSAAAIEISRQLGLEREIAELERAFAGGALTTAQFAERACALWAELTEDHVAAAFEGAPWLAGIREVWADIRTRGERCAVISLSPGFFVSRLLEWGADATYGSAWPSVPFRDPVDPAGILTPAAKVGIADELCAKFGLTRDHCVAYGDSRSDAELFAVVPVSVAVNADHHVSEIASHAYTGRDLREAYELTGNCS is encoded by the coding sequence ATGACCAGACTGCATCTGTTCGACCTGGACGGGACGCTCATCCATGGCTCCGCCGCCGCGATCGAGATATCCCGGCAGCTCGGCCTGGAGCGGGAGATCGCCGAGCTGGAGCGGGCGTTCGCGGGTGGTGCGCTGACGACGGCCCAGTTCGCCGAGCGAGCCTGTGCGTTGTGGGCGGAGCTGACGGAGGACCATGTGGCCGCGGCGTTCGAAGGGGCGCCGTGGCTGGCGGGGATCCGCGAGGTGTGGGCGGACATCCGGACGCGGGGCGAGCGCTGTGCGGTGATCTCCCTCTCGCCGGGCTTCTTCGTGTCGCGGCTGCTGGAGTGGGGAGCGGACGCCACCTACGGCTCGGCCTGGCCCTCGGTGCCGTTCCGGGACCCGGTGGATCCGGCGGGGATCCTGACCCCGGCCGCGAAGGTCGGGATCGCCGATGAACTTTGTGCGAAGTTCGGGTTGACCAGGGACCATTGCGTGGCTTACGGGGATTCCCGGTCGGACGCCGAGCTGTTCGCCGTGGTGCCGGTCTCGGTCGCCGTGAACGCCGACCACCATGTGAGCGAAATCGCATCCCACGCCTATACCGGACGCGATCTCCGAGAGGCTTACGAATTGACGGGTAACTGCTCGTAA
- a CDS encoding MarR family winged helix-turn-helix transcriptional regulator, with the protein MTDEPHGTATPPTGRALAQGWCALSSLHGRIETHIERALQARHGLSVREFSVLVVLSEQHDGEGGHLQMKQLADSVVLSQSATTRLVTRLEDRGLLSRYICPDDRRGIYTNVSPEGLKLLEAARPTNDAALREALADAARRPELAPLVAAVEGLSTPR; encoded by the coding sequence ATGACGGATGAGCCGCACGGCACCGCCACCCCGCCCACCGGGCGGGCCCTCGCCCAGGGCTGGTGCGCCCTGTCCTCCCTGCACGGCCGGATAGAGACGCATATCGAGCGTGCGCTTCAGGCCAGGCACGGGCTGAGCGTCCGCGAGTTCTCCGTGCTCGTCGTGCTCAGCGAACAGCACGACGGCGAGGGCGGACATCTACAGATGAAGCAGCTCGCCGACTCCGTCGTGCTCAGCCAGAGCGCCACGACCCGGCTGGTCACCCGGCTGGAGGACCGCGGTCTGCTCTCCCGCTACATCTGCCCCGACGACCGCCGCGGCATCTACACCAATGTCAGCCCCGAGGGGCTGAAGCTGCTGGAGGCGGCACGGCCGACGAACGACGCCGCGCTGCGCGAGGCACTCGCCGACGCCGCCCGGCGGCCGGAGCTGGCACCCCTCGTCGCCGCCGTCGAAGGGCTGTCCACCCCGCGCTGA
- a CDS encoding GNAT family N-acetyltransferase, producing the protein MTDFAIRRATADDLPAIVAMLADDPLGARQESPDDPAPYRAAFERLDRDPNQRLVVAVQDGRTVGTLQLTMIPGLSRRGATRSIIEGVRIHADVRGGGLGTQLIEWAIEESRRAGCALVQLTSDATRTDAHRFYERLGFEASHLGFKLPLD; encoded by the coding sequence GTGACCGACTTCGCAATACGGCGCGCGACCGCCGATGACCTCCCGGCGATCGTGGCCATGCTCGCCGACGACCCGCTCGGCGCCCGCCAGGAGTCCCCGGACGACCCGGCCCCGTACCGCGCCGCCTTCGAGCGGCTGGACCGGGACCCCAACCAGCGGCTGGTCGTCGCGGTCCAGGACGGCCGGACCGTCGGCACCCTTCAGCTGACCATGATCCCCGGGCTGTCGCGGCGCGGCGCCACCCGCTCGATCATCGAGGGCGTCCGGATCCACGCCGACGTGCGCGGCGGCGGACTCGGCACCCAGCTGATCGAATGGGCCATCGAGGAGTCACGCCGCGCGGGATGTGCGCTGGTACAGCTCACCTCGGACGCGACCCGTACCGACGCCCACCGCTTCTATGAGCGGCTCGGCTTCGAGGCCAGCCACCTCGGCTTCAAGCTTCCGCTGGACTGA
- a CDS encoding serine hydrolase domain-containing protein — translation MTTPDIDEFAEPLPATRRALLRRVALGQAEGRAPSLLGAVVRDGRLVWTGARGCVDGHAPDADTQYRIGSLTKTFVAVLVLRLRDEGLLDLGDPLARHLDVPQAEGATVAQLLSHTGGLAAEARGPWWERTPGALRPGTADIFGERPLVHPAGRRYHYSNPGFALLGALVERLRGAPWGEVLAREVLEPLGMGRTSLEPRAPHAGGWAVHPWADVLLPEPAEDTGWMGPAGQLWSTAGDLARFAAFLLDGDERVLGAGTLAEMRASAAPEDGDRDAGYGLGTQLIRHGGRFLYGHTGSMPGFLAALWVSAEDRLAGIALANTTSGPAIGAIAADLIGVVAEHEPRIPEPWRPLPEVDPELLALTGPWYWGPRPYHLRLRADRGLELSPAAGGGRASRFRAEPDGTWTGLDGYYAGETLRVVEGEGGAPAHLDLGTFVFTREPYAPDGVVPGGVDPEGWRAL, via the coding sequence ATGACCACGCCCGACATCGATGAGTTCGCCGAGCCGCTGCCCGCCACCCGCCGTGCCCTGCTGCGGCGCGTCGCCCTCGGCCAGGCCGAGGGCCGTGCCCCGTCCCTGCTGGGGGCCGTGGTGCGGGATGGGCGGCTGGTGTGGACGGGGGCGCGCGGCTGTGTGGACGGGCACGCGCCGGACGCCGACACCCAGTACCGCATCGGCTCCTTGACCAAGACCTTTGTGGCGGTGCTGGTGCTGCGGCTGCGCGATGAGGGGCTGCTGGACCTCGGCGATCCGCTGGCCAGGCATCTGGACGTACCGCAGGCCGAGGGCGCGACCGTGGCCCAGCTCCTCTCCCACACCGGGGGTCTCGCCGCCGAGGCGCGTGGCCCGTGGTGGGAGCGTACGCCCGGGGCGTTGCGGCCCGGGACGGCCGATATCTTCGGCGAGCGCCCGCTGGTCCACCCCGCGGGCCGCCGGTACCACTACTCCAACCCCGGTTTCGCGCTGCTCGGCGCGCTGGTCGAGCGGCTGCGCGGCGCCCCCTGGGGCGAGGTGCTCGCCCGTGAGGTGCTGGAGCCGCTGGGGATGGGGCGTACGTCGCTCGAGCCGCGGGCCCCGCACGCCGGGGGCTGGGCCGTGCACCCCTGGGCGGATGTGCTGCTGCCCGAGCCGGCCGAGGACACCGGGTGGATGGGTCCGGCCGGACAGCTCTGGTCGACCGCCGGGGATCTGGCCCGCTTCGCCGCGTTCCTGCTGGACGGGGACGAGCGGGTGCTCGGCGCCGGGACGCTCGCCGAGATGCGGGCATCCGCCGCCCCCGAGGACGGGGACCGGGACGCCGGCTATGGCCTGGGCACCCAGCTCATCCGCCACGGCGGACGGTTCCTTTACGGCCACACCGGCTCCATGCCCGGCTTCCTGGCCGCGCTGTGGGTGAGCGCGGAGGACCGGCTGGCCGGGATCGCGCTGGCCAACACCACCTCGGGACCCGCGATCGGAGCCATCGCCGCCGACCTCATAGGGGTCGTGGCGGAGCACGAACCCCGTATACCCGAGCCCTGGCGGCCGCTGCCCGAAGTCGATCCGGAGCTGCTGGCGCTGACCGGCCCCTGGTACTGGGGACCCCGCCCGTACCATCTGCGGCTGCGCGCGGACCGCGGTCTGGAGCTGTCCCCGGCCGCCGGGGGAGGCCGCGCCTCGCGCTTCCGGGCCGAGCCGGACGGCACGTGGACCGGGCTCGACGGCTATTACGCGGGGGAGACGCTGCGGGTGGTCGAGGGGGAGGGCGGCGCCCCGGCCCATCTGGACCTGGGCACCTTCGTGTTCACCCGGGAGCCCTACGCGCCGGACGGCGTGGTGCCCGGCGGGGTCGACCCGGAGGGCTGGCGCGCGCTCTGA
- a CDS encoding MerR family transcriptional regulator, protein MRIGELAERAGTTTRTLRYYESLGLLPARRTGNGYRSYDEDDLRLLQQIRTLRDFGFELEETRPFVECLRSGHPAGDSCPASLDVYRRKLTELDECIARLSAIRERVGTQLAEAERARAELEAAATSPEGAPEPHCELTPPGP, encoded by the coding sequence ATGCGGATCGGAGAGCTGGCCGAACGGGCGGGTACCACCACCCGCACCCTGCGCTACTACGAGTCGCTCGGGCTGCTGCCCGCGCGCCGTACCGGCAATGGTTACCGGTCGTACGACGAGGACGACCTGCGGCTGCTCCAGCAGATCCGCACGCTGCGGGACTTCGGCTTCGAGCTGGAGGAGACGCGTCCGTTCGTCGAATGCCTGCGCTCCGGCCACCCGGCCGGTGACTCCTGCCCCGCCTCACTGGACGTCTACCGGCGCAAGCTGACCGAGCTGGACGAGTGCATCGCCCGGCTGAGCGCCATCCGGGAGCGGGTCGGGACGCAGCTCGCCGAGGCGGAGCGGGCCCGCGCGGAGCTGGAGGCCGCGGCGACGTCGCCCGAAGGGGCCCCGGAACCGCACTGCGAACTGACGCCGCCCGGACCGTGA
- the trxA gene encoding thioredoxin, with protein MTPTHTEEVATVTDTTFAEEVLAADLPVLVKFTASWCPPCRMIAPVLAEIAQEEAHRLKVVRLDVDQNPSTTTAYGVLSMPTLMLFRAGEPVRSLVGARTKRRLLEELGDAI; from the coding sequence ATGACGCCGACGCACACCGAGGAAGTGGCCACGGTCACGGACACCACCTTCGCCGAGGAAGTGCTGGCGGCCGACCTGCCGGTGCTGGTGAAGTTCACCGCCTCGTGGTGCCCGCCGTGCCGGATGATCGCCCCAGTGCTGGCGGAGATCGCGCAGGAGGAGGCCCACCGGCTGAAGGTGGTGCGGCTGGACGTGGACCAGAACCCGTCCACCACCACCGCCTACGGGGTCCTGTCGATGCCGACGCTGATGCTGTTCCGGGCGGGCGAGCCGGTGCGGTCGCTGGTCGGGGCCCGCACCAAGCGGCGGCTGCTGGAGGAACTCGGCGACGCGATCTGA
- the def gene encoding peptide deformylase, whose amino-acid sequence MRVLVQGKPVGSYPALPPEAERGSPRRITEVGEEVLRRSCREVTEFGTSELSTLIDDMFLTMYIADGAGLAANQVGVDLRLFVYDCPDDDGVRHIGHIINPVLDQPDPANRLLIEEAEGCLSVPGARMDVPRTDRTVVRGVDKDGNPLVIEGTGYFARCLQHEADHLSGHLYIDRLSKRDRKEALRQMADRHEQVLARRVEKAAALGHRLEP is encoded by the coding sequence GTGCGCGTCCTGGTGCAGGGGAAACCTGTCGGCTCCTATCCGGCCCTGCCTCCCGAGGCCGAGCGGGGTTCACCGCGCCGGATCACCGAGGTCGGTGAGGAGGTGCTCCGCCGCTCCTGCCGGGAGGTGACCGAGTTCGGCACATCCGAGCTGAGCACCCTCATCGACGACATGTTCCTCACCATGTACATCGCCGACGGCGCCGGGCTGGCCGCCAACCAGGTCGGCGTCGACCTGCGGCTGTTCGTCTACGACTGCCCGGACGACGACGGCGTACGGCATATCGGCCACATCATCAACCCCGTCCTGGACCAGCCCGACCCGGCCAACCGGCTGCTCATCGAGGAGGCCGAGGGCTGTCTGTCCGTACCGGGTGCGCGGATGGACGTACCGCGCACCGACCGCACCGTGGTCCGCGGCGTCGACAAGGACGGGAACCCGCTGGTGATCGAGGGCACCGGCTACTTCGCCCGGTGTCTCCAGCACGAGGCCGACCACCTCTCGGGGCATCTCTACATCGACCGGCTCTCCAAGCGCGACCGCAAGGAGGCCCTGCGGCAGATGGCGGACCGCCATGAGCAGGTCCTCGCCCGGCGCGTGGAGAAGGCGGCAGCCCTGGGCCACCGCCTGGAGCCCTGA
- a CDS encoding NADP-dependent oxidoreductase produces the protein MKAITLQQYGGPEDLELTELATPKVAPGEVLVRVKAAGVNPADWKVAAGYLDEVMEAHFPFIPGWEVSGVVEARGFDATEFEVGDEVVGYICKDWAQNGGYAELVSAPVRTLARKPESLNWLQAAGLPLAGLTAYQAIQRLGIGRGDTVLIHAASGGVGSFGVQIAVARGARVIGTAGEHNHDYLRGLGAEPVTYGDSLSDRVRELAPDGVDAALDFFGGDAVAVSQELLKNPKRVASIVDTTVTEKGGHHVWARPSSDDLGVLCALADSGKLSVTVDRTFPLAEAADAWRAIQEGHTRGKIVLDVDAS, from the coding sequence ATGAAGGCAATCACGCTGCAGCAGTACGGGGGCCCTGAAGACCTGGAGCTCACTGAGTTGGCGACCCCGAAGGTCGCCCCCGGCGAGGTCCTCGTCCGGGTCAAGGCGGCGGGCGTCAACCCAGCGGACTGGAAGGTCGCTGCCGGTTACCTCGACGAGGTCATGGAGGCGCACTTCCCCTTCATCCCGGGCTGGGAGGTCTCCGGCGTCGTCGAAGCCAGAGGCTTCGACGCCACCGAGTTCGAGGTCGGCGACGAGGTCGTGGGCTACATCTGCAAGGACTGGGCGCAGAACGGCGGCTATGCCGAACTCGTGTCCGCCCCGGTGCGCACTCTCGCCCGCAAACCCGAGTCCCTCAACTGGCTGCAGGCCGCCGGGCTGCCGCTGGCCGGGCTGACGGCCTACCAGGCCATCCAGCGGCTCGGCATCGGCAGGGGTGACACCGTACTGATCCACGCGGCGTCCGGCGGTGTCGGCTCGTTCGGCGTGCAGATCGCTGTCGCCCGTGGAGCGCGCGTCATCGGCACCGCCGGCGAGCACAATCACGACTACCTTCGCGGGCTCGGCGCCGAGCCCGTCACCTACGGCGACAGCCTGTCAGACCGGGTGCGCGAGCTGGCGCCCGACGGCGTCGACGCGGCACTCGACTTCTTCGGCGGTGACGCGGTGGCTGTCTCCCAGGAACTGCTCAAGAACCCGAAGCGAGTCGCCTCCATCGTCGACACCACCGTTACCGAGAAGGGCGGTCACCACGTGTGGGCCCGCCCCAGCTCGGACGACCTCGGCGTACTGTGCGCCCTCGCGGACTCCGGCAAGCTGTCCGTCACCGTGGACCGCACCTTCCCTCTGGCCGAGGCGGCCGACGCCTGGCGGGCCATTCAGGAAGGCCACACCCGAGGCAAGATCGTGCTGGACGTCGACGCGAGCTGA
- a CDS encoding aldo/keto reductase, with translation MTSKALTVPAVALGTWAWGDSGEAGDGYFGSQLSESGLREVVEKAQSNGFTLWDTAVAYGMGRSETVLAQALKGYHRSEYQLSTKFTPQMAGDGDDPVADMLEQSLDRMRTDYVDLFWIHNPADVARWTPSLIPLLKSGKIKHVGVSNHNMEEIALADQILGEAGFRVEAVQNHYSLLYRSSQRAGILDYCREHDVRFFSYMVLEQGALTGRYSPANPLPEGSSRAAVYNGILPQLQALTDRMGVIGKDRGAFAADVATAWAIAKGTTPIIGVTKAGYIDGLVRARGIELADEEIAELEALADDAGVDTRGWWEHEM, from the coding sequence ATGACGAGCAAGGCGCTAACGGTGCCGGCGGTGGCGTTGGGCACATGGGCCTGGGGAGACAGCGGCGAGGCAGGCGACGGCTACTTCGGCAGTCAGCTGAGCGAGTCCGGCCTGCGAGAGGTCGTCGAGAAGGCGCAGTCGAACGGGTTCACCTTGTGGGACACCGCCGTGGCGTACGGCATGGGCCGCTCGGAGACTGTCCTCGCCCAGGCACTGAAGGGCTATCACCGCAGCGAGTACCAGCTGTCGACGAAGTTCACCCCGCAGATGGCGGGCGACGGCGACGATCCGGTCGCGGACATGCTGGAGCAGAGCCTCGACCGAATGCGTACGGACTACGTGGATCTCTTCTGGATCCATAATCCTGCCGACGTGGCACGATGGACGCCGTCTCTGATCCCGCTGCTCAAGAGCGGCAAAATCAAGCATGTCGGCGTCTCGAACCACAACATGGAGGAGATCGCTCTTGCCGATCAGATCCTCGGCGAGGCCGGCTTCCGCGTGGAGGCGGTCCAGAACCACTACAGCCTCCTGTACCGGAGCTCTCAGCGCGCGGGCATCCTCGACTACTGCCGCGAGCACGACGTGCGGTTCTTCTCCTACATGGTCCTCGAGCAAGGAGCGCTGACCGGCAGGTACAGCCCGGCGAATCCGTTGCCGGAGGGGAGCAGCCGGGCGGCCGTGTACAACGGCATCCTGCCCCAGCTGCAGGCGCTGACGGACCGGATGGGAGTGATCGGCAAGGACCGAGGCGCGTTCGCCGCCGATGTCGCCACCGCCTGGGCCATCGCCAAGGGGACCACCCCGATCATCGGGGTCACGAAGGCGGGTTACATCGACGGGTTGGTCCGAGCTCGCGGCATCGAGCTCGCCGACGAGGAGATCGCGGAACTGGAGGCGCTGGCGGATGACGCAGGCGTCGACACGCGCGGCTGGTGGGAGCACGAGATGTAG
- a CDS encoding helix-turn-helix transcriptional regulator — protein MDQRPGNRGEIRDFLASRRARITPAQAGLPTSARRRVAGLRREEVAVLAGVSTEWYTRLEKGHIGGVSEDVLDAVARALRLDDDERTYLFDLARSSRHESRTPSRRRDVEVPPRVQWLLDSMTMSSAFVRNGRTDIVASNPLARVLLAPMFDSATVDKRGRPNIARYIFLDPGAHDFFVDWEAAGVATAALLRAEVGREPRDRALRELVGELSTLSPEFRSQWAAHDVLMRHDGVKRLQHPDVGHLELTFQSLDLPLSRRAVHDLIIYTAEPGTASEDRLKLLAIWAATQSRAAQPTRHSPQSGPL, from the coding sequence ATGGACCAACGGCCCGGAAACCGCGGCGAGATCCGGGACTTCCTTGCCAGCCGACGCGCCAGAATCACCCCGGCGCAGGCCGGACTGCCGACCAGCGCCCGTCGCCGGGTCGCCGGGCTGCGGCGCGAGGAGGTCGCCGTCCTTGCCGGCGTGAGCACGGAGTGGTACACGCGGCTGGAGAAGGGGCACATCGGCGGCGTGTCCGAAGACGTCCTTGACGCGGTCGCTCGTGCCCTGCGACTGGATGACGACGAACGCACCTACCTGTTCGACCTGGCCCGGTCATCGCGGCACGAGAGTCGCACGCCGTCGCGTCGCAGGGACGTCGAGGTCCCGCCCCGGGTCCAGTGGCTGCTCGACTCCATGACGATGTCCTCAGCGTTCGTCCGCAACGGCCGCACGGACATCGTCGCCAGCAACCCCCTGGCCCGAGTCCTGCTCGCGCCGATGTTCGACAGCGCCACCGTCGACAAGCGTGGCCGCCCCAACATCGCCCGCTATATCTTCCTCGACCCTGGTGCACATGACTTCTTCGTCGACTGGGAGGCCGCCGGCGTCGCCACCGCCGCCCTGCTGCGCGCCGAGGTCGGGCGCGAGCCCCGCGACCGGGCACTGCGCGAACTCGTCGGCGAGCTGTCCACCCTCAGCCCAGAGTTTCGCAGCCAATGGGCCGCGCACGACGTCCTGATGCGCCACGACGGCGTCAAACGGCTCCAGCACCCCGACGTCGGCCACCTGGAACTGACCTTCCAGTCCCTCGACCTGCCCTTGTCGCGCCGAGCCGTGCACGACCTGATCATCTACACTGCCGAACCCGGCACCGCATCCGAGGACCGGCTCAAACTCCTCGCCATCTGGGCAGCTACGCAATCTCGGGCGGCACAGCCCACCCGCCATTCTCCTCAGTCCGGGCCGCTCTGA